Proteins encoded within one genomic window of Sphingomonas sp. NBWT7:
- a CDS encoding biotin-dependent carboxyltransferase family protein codes for MTTLRIAAAGPMTSIQDRGRPGYRRFGVPPSGPVDRRAFAAALAAVGASADDTAIELSHGGLAFDAGERPFVIAVTGAAAARIDGFELGGWCVAGVPAGARVQIDVRHGNWGYVAVAGRIAAPEWLGSRSTHFLAELGGGRIRSGDAVPLADLNEHLAAAAIEPPPDHVPITTARITVGPQQRFFDDEALHILSLDTFNASARFDRMGMVLEGPSLRPARIDMPSEPAVRGALQVDGEGRISLLTADHQTTGGYPRIAVVVEPDIDRLAQLAAGSPIRFVAVNAAEAIAITRAAAVAEERWLARIAAARRAKPSLLSANLIGGVINALAEI; via the coding sequence GTGACTACGCTGCGCATAGCGGCGGCAGGGCCGATGACGAGCATCCAGGATCGCGGCCGACCCGGCTATCGACGCTTCGGCGTGCCCCCGTCCGGACCGGTCGACCGGCGCGCCTTCGCGGCGGCGCTCGCGGCAGTCGGCGCGTCGGCGGACGATACCGCCATCGAGCTGTCGCACGGTGGCCTGGCGTTCGACGCGGGCGAGCGGCCGTTCGTGATCGCCGTTACCGGCGCGGCGGCGGCGCGGATCGACGGTTTCGAGCTAGGCGGCTGGTGCGTAGCGGGCGTTCCGGCGGGCGCACGGGTGCAGATCGACGTGCGGCACGGCAATTGGGGTTATGTCGCCGTCGCCGGCCGGATCGCGGCGCCGGAATGGCTGGGGAGCCGCTCGACGCACTTTCTCGCCGAGCTGGGCGGCGGTCGCATTCGGTCGGGCGACGCGGTTCCGCTGGCAGACCTCAACGAACATCTTGCGGCAGCTGCGATCGAGCCGCCCCCCGATCATGTGCCGATCACGACCGCGCGGATTACCGTCGGGCCGCAGCAGCGCTTCTTCGACGACGAAGCGTTGCACATCCTCTCATTGGACACGTTCAACGCCAGCGCGCGCTTCGATAGGATGGGAATGGTTCTTGAGGGCCCGTCGCTGCGGCCCGCGCGCATCGACATGCCGAGCGAGCCGGCGGTGCGCGGGGCGTTGCAGGTCGACGGTGAGGGGCGGATCAGCCTGCTGACTGCGGACCATCAGACCACGGGCGGCTATCCGCGTATCGCGGTGGTCGTCGAGCCCGACATCGATCGCCTCGCGCAACTCGCCGCCGGCTCACCGATCCGCTTCGTCGCGGTGAATGCGGCCGAGGCGATTGCAATCACGCGTGCCGCGGCGGTGGCGGAAGAGCGGTGGCTCGCACGAATTGCGGCGGCGCGGCGCGCAAAACCGTCGCTGCTGAGCGCCAACCTGATCGGCGGGGTGATCAACGCACTCGCCGAAATCTAG
- a CDS encoding YgcG family protein: MFVVVTALASPAAAQAFPKFTGFVVDAANVLPPAVEQDLTQKLDALQRDTKRQVVVATVPSLANYPIEEYGYKLGRAWGVGLKDVNNGAILLVAPNERKVRVEVGNGLEPFLTDAFSSVLINQTILPRFKAGDLPGGIAAGTDALIAQLRASPEEAQAKLDAAVREFDSTAKAQRRGGGGVPIGLIFWGMVAVFIFLSVARRGSTRGARRYRGDGGSGLGSVILWNIAANAASAAMRGDHDDDDWGSGGGWGGGGGGGGGWGGGGFGGGGGGSFGGGGASGSW, from the coding sequence ATGTTTGTCGTCGTCACGGCGCTCGCCAGCCCGGCGGCGGCACAGGCCTTTCCCAAGTTCACCGGCTTCGTCGTCGATGCGGCCAACGTGCTGCCCCCCGCCGTGGAGCAGGATCTGACGCAGAAGCTCGACGCATTGCAGCGCGATACCAAACGGCAGGTGGTGGTCGCCACCGTGCCCAGCCTCGCAAATTATCCGATCGAGGAATATGGCTACAAGCTCGGGCGGGCATGGGGCGTCGGGCTGAAGGACGTCAACAACGGCGCCATCCTGCTGGTTGCGCCGAACGAGCGCAAGGTGCGCGTCGAGGTGGGCAACGGGCTCGAACCGTTTCTCACCGACGCCTTCTCCAGCGTATTGATCAATCAGACGATCCTGCCGCGCTTCAAGGCTGGCGATCTTCCCGGCGGGATCGCCGCGGGAACCGACGCATTGATCGCGCAGCTGCGCGCATCGCCGGAAGAAGCGCAGGCAAAGCTCGACGCGGCAGTGCGCGAGTTCGATTCGACGGCGAAGGCGCAGCGGCGCGGCGGCGGCGGAGTGCCGATCGGACTGATCTTCTGGGGCATGGTGGCCGTTTTCATCTTCCTCTCGGTGGCGCGGCGCGGCAGCACGCGCGGCGCGCGGCGTTATCGCGGCGATGGCGGCAGCGGGCTCGGCTCGGTGATCCTGTGGAACATCGCGGCGAACGCCGCGAGCGCGGCGATGCGCGGCGATCATGACGACGACGATTGGGGCTCCGGTGGCGGCTGGGGCGGCGGCGGTGGCGGCGGCGGCGGTTGGGGCGGCGGCGGGTTCGGCGGCGGCGGCGGTGGATCGTTCGGCGGCGGTGGCGCGTCGGGGAGTTGGTGA
- a CDS encoding TPM domain-containing protein, with protein sequence MRLTPPDHARVTAAVTAAEQATDGEIVTIVAQSSDAYHDVGLHYAVLVMLLVLAILSAFPVAIDAVHLLTGDPWDEHVSTATALTIATMLAALTFLFARYLFAIRPLRMALTPAATKTRRVHARALALFRASAEHRTIAATGVLLYLSVDEHRAEIVADAGIHDRVSPDVWGHAMAALVAAVKDGRPADGMAAAVTEIGVVLAEHFPPTGRNPNELPDRLIEL encoded by the coding sequence ATGCGCCTGACACCGCCAGATCATGCCCGCGTCACGGCGGCCGTCACCGCGGCCGAGCAGGCGACCGACGGCGAAATCGTGACGATCGTCGCGCAATCGTCGGACGCGTACCACGACGTCGGGCTGCACTATGCCGTGCTCGTGATGCTGCTGGTGCTCGCGATCCTCTCGGCCTTTCCCGTCGCGATCGATGCGGTTCATCTGCTGACGGGTGATCCATGGGACGAGCACGTCTCCACGGCGACCGCGCTGACGATCGCGACAATGCTCGCCGCGCTAACCTTTCTGTTCGCGCGCTATCTGTTCGCGATCCGGCCGCTGCGCATGGCGCTTACCCCCGCGGCGACCAAGACGCGCCGCGTTCATGCCCGCGCGCTCGCCCTGTTCCGCGCGAGCGCCGAGCATCGCACGATCGCCGCGACCGGCGTGCTGCTATATCTGAGCGTCGACGAGCATCGCGCCGAGATCGTGGCGGACGCCGGGATCCACGATCGCGTGTCGCCCGACGTATGGGGCCACGCCATGGCGGCGCTGGTCGCAGCGGTGAAGGACGGGCGGCCTGCCGACGGCATGGCAGCCGCGGTCACCGAGATCGGGGTGGTACTTGCCGAGCACTTTCCGCCGACCGGACGCAATCCCAACGAACTTCCTGATCGGCTGATTGAACTGTGA
- a CDS encoding 2OG-Fe(II) oxygenase, translated as MASANVPGHPSAHRAQIGSAVAARLSSDPRAIRLPSNYAAAWKLPDYLDVATCKRLIAMIDADRRPSTVLTDEGDTSFRTSESCDMARDAPEIRPIDEGLAHLLGIDPAWGETMQGQRYAPGQYFKAHQDYFHEGESYWPVMLASGGQRVWTAMIFLNTVEEGGATWFPQAGLRVAPKRGLLLAWNNMNTDGSPNSYTLHEGTVVTDGVKYIVTKWFREGPWTPEGMAG; from the coding sequence ATGGCATCAGCGAACGTCCCCGGCCATCCTTCGGCACATCGCGCGCAGATCGGTTCCGCCGTCGCAGCCCGCCTTTCGTCCGATCCCCGCGCGATCCGCCTGCCGAGCAACTATGCCGCGGCATGGAAGCTGCCCGATTATCTCGATGTCGCGACCTGCAAGCGGCTGATCGCGATGATTGATGCCGATCGTCGCCCGTCCACCGTGCTGACGGACGAGGGCGACACGTCGTTTCGTACATCGGAGAGCTGTGACATGGCGCGCGACGCGCCCGAGATCAGGCCGATCGACGAAGGGCTGGCGCATCTGCTCGGCATCGATCCCGCGTGGGGCGAGACGATGCAGGGGCAGCGCTACGCCCCCGGCCAGTATTTCAAGGCGCATCAGGATTATTTCCACGAGGGCGAGAGCTACTGGCCGGTGATGCTGGCCAGTGGCGGCCAGCGCGTGTGGACGGCGATGATCTTCCTCAACACCGTCGAGGAAGGCGGGGCGACCTGGTTTCCGCAGGCAGGCCTGCGCGTTGCCCCCAAGCGCGGCTTGTTGCTCGCGTGGAACAACATGAATACCGACGGCAGTCCGAACAGCTACACGTTGCACGAGGGCACGGTCGTTACCGACGGCGTGAAATACATCGTCACCAAATGGTTCCGCGAGGGGCCCTGGACGCCCGAGGGCATGGCCGGGTGA
- the mscL gene encoding large conductance mechanosensitive channel protein MscL has product MLKEFRAFIARGNVLDLAVAVIIGAAFGKIVTSLTEDVLMPIIGKIFGGLDFSSYFVVLGNVPANLVGSTDYEALKKAGVPLLGYGAFLTQAVNFVIVAFIIFMLLRTVNRATAMFEREKEKAAAEPAAEPTDVALLREIRDELRARPQV; this is encoded by the coding sequence ATGCTGAAGGAATTTCGGGCATTCATCGCGCGCGGCAACGTGCTCGATCTTGCGGTGGCGGTGATCATAGGCGCCGCCTTCGGCAAGATCGTCACCTCTTTGACAGAGGACGTGCTGATGCCGATCATCGGCAAGATCTTTGGCGGGCTCGATTTCTCGAGCTACTTCGTCGTGCTGGGCAATGTACCGGCAAATCTCGTCGGATCGACCGATTATGAGGCGCTGAAGAAGGCCGGGGTGCCGCTGCTCGGCTATGGCGCGTTCCTGACCCAGGCAGTCAATTTCGTGATCGTCGCGTTCATTATCTTCATGCTGCTGCGCACCGTGAACCGGGCGACGGCGATGTTCGAACGCGAGAAGGAAAAGGCGGCGGCGGAGCCGGCTGCCGAGCCGACGGACGTCGCGCTGCTGCGCGAGATTCGCGATGAGTTGCGCGCACGCCCGCAGGTGTAA
- a CDS encoding SDR family NAD(P)-dependent oxidoreductase has product MTLDLTGRIALITGASSGLGAHFAEVFVAAGARVVIGARRIDRVEALAARLGDKALPVAIDVTDETSIAAAFDRAEAHFGTVDTIIANAGVSNGGRSVDVAASALRATIDTNFTGVLLTAREGARRLIAAGSRETGRGRIVLLGSITAHLTGQGDSAYAASKAAVAHLGRNLAREWVRQGINVNVIQPGYIQTEIAGDWFESEGGAKQIAAWHRRRFMPIDVLDPQLLYFASDASAMVTGSVIDIDDGQSL; this is encoded by the coding sequence ATGACTTTGGACCTGACCGGGCGCATCGCGCTCATCACCGGTGCCTCGTCGGGCCTCGGCGCGCATTTCGCGGAAGTTTTCGTCGCCGCCGGCGCCCGCGTCGTGATCGGCGCGCGGCGGATCGATCGCGTCGAGGCGCTAGCCGCCCGGCTCGGCGACAAGGCGCTGCCGGTCGCGATCGACGTCACCGACGAAACATCGATTGCCGCGGCGTTCGATCGGGCGGAGGCGCATTTCGGTACCGTCGACACGATCATCGCCAATGCCGGCGTCTCCAATGGCGGCCGCTCGGTCGACGTCGCCGCCAGTGCGTTGCGCGCGACGATCGACACCAATTTTACAGGCGTGCTGCTGACCGCGCGCGAGGGCGCGCGGCGGCTGATCGCGGCGGGATCGCGCGAGACGGGGCGCGGACGCATCGTGCTGTTGGGGTCGATCACCGCGCATCTGACGGGGCAGGGCGACAGCGCCTATGCCGCGTCGAAGGCAGCGGTGGCGCATCTCGGCCGCAATCTGGCGCGCGAGTGGGTACGGCAGGGGATCAACGTCAACGTTATCCAGCCGGGCTATATCCAGACCGAGATCGCCGGCGACTGGTTCGAGAGCGAGGGCGGCGCGAAGCAGATCGCCGCGTGGCACCGCCGGCGCTTCATGCCGATCGATGTGCTCGACCCGCAATTGCTCTATTTCGCGTCGGACGCGAGCGCGATGGTGACCGGATCGGTGATCGATATCGACGACGGCCAATCGCTGTAA
- a CDS encoding allophanate hydrolase subunit 1 — MTAPTFRAAGAGALLADFGGAIDDAVFARVVALDGALTSAAPEGLIETVPAYTSLLIVFDPLVTDHVAIEEHAAPLATSPQEHLADAAVHEVPVCYDGAAAPDLAEAAERLGVSPEALITSHLSGEYRVFMYGFAPGYAYLGGVPEAIALPRKPAAIRGYPVGSVMIAGPQCLITTLPMPTGWWVIGRTPLRVLDSDATRPFLFEPGDRVRFVRVGSEAL, encoded by the coding sequence GTGACCGCCCCGACCTTTCGCGCGGCTGGTGCGGGGGCGCTGCTCGCGGATTTCGGCGGCGCGATCGATGATGCGGTGTTCGCGCGGGTCGTCGCGCTCGACGGCGCGCTTACCTCGGCGGCGCCCGAGGGGCTTATCGAAACCGTTCCGGCCTATACCAGCCTGCTGATCGTGTTCGATCCGCTGGTGACGGACCATGTCGCGATTGAGGAGCATGCCGCGCCGCTCGCGACGTCGCCGCAAGAGCACCTTGCCGACGCGGCGGTGCATGAGGTCCCGGTCTGCTATGACGGCGCGGCGGCGCCCGATCTGGCGGAGGCGGCAGAGCGGCTAGGCGTGTCGCCCGAAGCGCTGATCACGTCGCACCTATCGGGCGAGTACCGCGTTTTCATGTACGGCTTCGCGCCAGGCTACGCGTATCTCGGCGGTGTGCCGGAGGCGATCGCGCTGCCGCGCAAGCCAGCGGCGATACGCGGCTATCCGGTCGGCAGCGTGATGATCGCCGGGCCGCAATGCCTGATCACGACGCTGCCAATGCCGACCGGGTGGTGGGTGATCGGCCGCACGCCGCTGCGGGTGCTCGACTCTGATGCGACACGCCCGTTCCTGTTCGAGCCGGGTGACCGCGTGCGCTTCGTCCGGGTCGGGAGCGAGGCGCTGTGA
- a CDS encoding threonine synthase produces MNANLTADRQTFVTHLECSMTGERYDADTLHNLSRVGRPLLVRYDLDAAGAALSRDALAARPTDLWRWRELLPVRQTRNVVSLGEIETPLVPIPKAGGSNVWVKDEGRLPTGSFKARGLVMAVAMAKELGVTRIAMPTNGNAGAALAAYASRCGIETIVFCPEDTPEVNVREIAMQGARVWRVNGLIDDCGAIVGKGAAEGRWFDFSTLKEPYRIEGKKTMGLELAAQLGWRLPKAIFYPTGGGTGLIGMWKAFDELERLGWIGSERPRMYAVQASGCAPIVRAFEAGEEHAERWEDADTIAMGIRVPRAVGDFLILRAVRESGGKALAVSDPAILQAVDDTARKDGLLLCPEGGATLAAYRQALRDGEVEEDEEVVLFNCATGLKYPMPPADAALDRHQPIDFDAL; encoded by the coding sequence ATGAACGCGAACCTTACCGCCGACCGGCAGACATTCGTCACGCATCTCGAATGTTCGATGACGGGGGAGCGGTACGACGCCGACACGCTGCACAATCTGTCGCGCGTCGGCCGGCCGTTATTGGTTCGCTACGATCTCGATGCGGCCGGCGCGGCGCTCTCGCGCGATGCGCTGGCGGCGCGGCCGACCGATCTGTGGCGGTGGCGTGAGTTGCTGCCCGTCCGGCAGACGCGCAACGTCGTCAGCCTGGGCGAGATCGAGACGCCGCTGGTACCGATCCCCAAGGCGGGCGGCAGCAACGTGTGGGTCAAGGACGAGGGGCGGTTGCCGACCGGCAGCTTCAAGGCGCGCGGGCTCGTCATGGCGGTGGCGATGGCGAAGGAGCTGGGCGTAACCCGGATCGCGATGCCGACCAACGGCAATGCGGGCGCCGCGCTCGCCGCTTATGCCAGCCGCTGCGGGATCGAGACGATCGTCTTCTGCCCCGAGGACACGCCAGAAGTGAACGTCCGCGAGATCGCGATGCAGGGTGCGCGCGTCTGGCGGGTCAACGGTCTGATCGATGATTGCGGCGCGATCGTCGGCAAAGGCGCGGCCGAAGGCCGCTGGTTCGACTTCTCGACGCTCAAGGAACCGTATCGGATCGAGGGCAAGAAGACGATGGGGCTCGAACTCGCCGCGCAGCTCGGCTGGCGGCTGCCCAAGGCGATCTTCTATCCAACCGGTGGCGGCACCGGGCTGATCGGCATGTGGAAGGCGTTCGACGAGCTCGAGCGGCTCGGCTGGATCGGCAGCGAGCGGCCGCGGATGTACGCCGTGCAGGCATCGGGTTGCGCGCCGATCGTGCGCGCGTTCGAGGCGGGCGAGGAGCATGCCGAGCGCTGGGAGGATGCCGACACGATTGCGATGGGCATCCGCGTGCCGCGGGCGGTGGGCGATTTCCTGATCCTGCGCGCTGTGCGTGAGAGCGGCGGCAAGGCGCTGGCCGTGAGCGATCCAGCGATCCTGCAGGCGGTCGACGATACGGCGCGCAAGGACGGGTTGCTGCTTTGCCCCGAGGGCGGTGCGACGCTCGCGGCTTATCGCCAGGCGCTGCGCGACGGCGAGGTCGAAGAGGACGAGGAGGTCGTGCTGTTCAACTGTGCGACCGGGCTGAAATATCCGATGCCTCCCGCCGACGCCGCGCTCGATCGCCACCAGCCGATCGACTTCGACGCGCTCTGA
- the grpE gene encoding nucleotide exchange factor GrpE, translating to MTDTQGNTTVTESGEDLREETAAAAPEVAEHDRVAELENQLADAKQQTLYAQAEIQNIRRRAEKDAADARAYAATAFARDVLSVNDNLERALSAIPAELRGDDKFKGLVTGLEATGRELTSVFQRHGLTRIEAMDQPLDPNKHQAMLEVPSDATPGTIVQEMQSGWMIRDRLLRPALVGVARKPY from the coding sequence ATGACCGATACGCAAGGCAATACCACCGTCACCGAAAGCGGCGAGGATCTGCGCGAGGAAACCGCGGCAGCAGCGCCCGAAGTGGCGGAACATGATCGCGTGGCCGAGCTCGAGAACCAGCTCGCCGACGCAAAGCAGCAGACGCTCTACGCGCAGGCCGAAATCCAGAACATCCGTCGCCGCGCCGAAAAGGACGCCGCCGATGCACGCGCCTATGCCGCGACCGCGTTCGCGCGCGATGTGCTCAGCGTCAACGACAACCTAGAGCGCGCGCTGTCCGCCATCCCGGCGGAGCTGCGCGGGGACGACAAGTTCAAGGGCCTCGTCACGGGGCTGGAGGCGACCGGGCGCGAGCTGACCAGCGTGTTCCAGCGCCACGGCCTGACGCGCATCGAAGCGATGGACCAGCCGCTCGATCCGAACAAGCATCAGGCGATGCTGGAGGTGCCGTCCGACGCCACGCCGGGTACGATCGTGCAGGAGATGCAGTCGGGGTGGATGATCCGCGACCGGCTGCTGCGGCCGGCGTTGGTCGGCGTCGCCAGGAAACCCTACTAA
- a CDS encoding LemA family protein, translating to MTFRPLLLVALSASLVGCGINSVPTAEENAKARWADVQNQYQRRADLIPNLVATVKAAGAQEKDVLTQVTQARASATQVQVSGDDLSDPAKMQAYQRAQAGLTLSLQRLQEAYPELRSQANYTTLMSQLEGTENRITIARNDYNGAVQAYNTRIRTFPDAVGAKIFYGAKPMVPFQATTPNAETAPKVDFGS from the coding sequence ATGACGTTCCGTCCGCTTCTTCTCGTCGCGCTTTCCGCCAGCCTTGTCGGGTGCGGGATCAACAGCGTTCCGACTGCGGAGGAGAACGCCAAGGCGCGCTGGGCCGACGTGCAGAACCAGTATCAGCGCCGCGCCGATCTCATCCCCAATCTGGTCGCGACGGTGAAGGCCGCCGGTGCGCAGGAGAAGGACGTGCTGACGCAGGTGACGCAGGCGCGCGCCTCCGCGACGCAGGTGCAGGTATCGGGTGACGACCTGAGCGATCCCGCCAAGATGCAGGCCTATCAGCGCGCGCAGGCCGGGCTGACGCTGTCGCTCCAGCGGTTGCAGGAGGCCTATCCCGAGCTTCGCAGCCAGGCGAATTACACCACGCTGATGAGCCAGCTCGAAGGCACCGAGAACCGCATCACGATCGCGCGCAACGACTATAACGGCGCGGTGCAGGCGTATAACACCCGCATCCGCACCTTCCCCGACGCGGTCGGCGCGAAGATCTTCTACGGGGCGAAGCCGATGGTGCCGTTCCAGGCGACCACGCCCAACGCCGAAACGGCGCCCAAGGTGGATTTCGGCAGCTGA
- the recJ gene encoding single-stranded-DNA-specific exonuclease RecJ produces the protein MSALPHVLGVERSILGQPWRWRATASDDLTLDDLVTQLLLARGCPREALDAHRTPSIRAFMPDPSIFRDMDRAAERLADAVVAGEEIAIFGDYDVDGATSAAVLILLLRELGIEARSYIPDRLTEGYGPTAAAMLQLAREGASLIVTVDCGAQAFDALAAARGAPVDVIVVDHHQCASELPLAHAVVNPNRLDEAEGAAHGHLAAVGVAFLLGAALVRVLRRRGWFAARAEPRLLDLLDLVALGTVADVAQLRGLNRAFVAQGLKVMAARRNIGLTALIEASRLTRAPTATDLGFALGPRINAGGRVGRSDLGVRLLTTRDAQEARTLAGELDRLNEERRAIESGVQAEAEALYPPGRAITVVAGRGWHPGVIGIVAGRLKEKLGQPAIVIAIDDQGIGKGSGRSIPGVDLGQAVLAAKEAGLLIAGGGHAMAAGLTIAGDKIDAFADFLEELLAARVAAAVADRALLVDSVHAPGGVTPDLVTALDVGGPYGMGWPSPRVAIGPVRAVRVDVVGNGHVRAIVAGDDGRSLKAMAFRAADTPLGAALLGAPSHRRLWLAGRAKIDDWAQRPAAELHIDDAAWAP, from the coding sequence ATGAGCGCACTGCCGCACGTGCTCGGGGTCGAGCGGTCGATCCTCGGCCAGCCTTGGCGCTGGCGCGCGACCGCGTCGGACGATCTGACGCTCGACGATCTGGTGACGCAGCTGCTGCTCGCCCGCGGCTGCCCGCGCGAGGCGCTCGACGCGCACCGCACGCCGTCGATCCGCGCGTTCATGCCCGATCCGTCGATCTTCCGCGACATGGACCGGGCGGCGGAGCGATTGGCGGACGCGGTCGTCGCGGGCGAGGAGATCGCGATCTTCGGCGATTACGACGTCGACGGTGCAACCTCCGCGGCGGTCCTGATCCTGCTGCTGCGCGAGCTGGGGATCGAGGCGCGCAGCTACATTCCCGATCGCCTGACCGAAGGCTACGGCCCGACCGCGGCGGCGATGCTGCAACTCGCGCGTGAGGGCGCTTCGCTGATCGTCACCGTCGATTGCGGGGCGCAGGCGTTCGATGCGCTTGCGGCCGCGCGCGGCGCGCCGGTCGACGTCATCGTCGTCGATCACCATCAATGCGCGAGCGAGCTTCCGCTGGCGCATGCGGTGGTGAACCCCAACCGGCTCGACGAGGCGGAAGGGGCGGCGCACGGACATCTCGCCGCGGTCGGCGTCGCCTTTCTGCTCGGCGCGGCGCTGGTGCGCGTGCTGCGTCGGCGCGGCTGGTTCGCGGCACGCGCCGAGCCGCGACTGCTCGACCTGCTCGATCTCGTTGCGCTCGGCACCGTCGCCGACGTCGCGCAGCTGCGCGGCCTCAACCGCGCCTTCGTCGCGCAGGGGTTGAAGGTGATGGCGGCGCGCCGCAACATCGGCCTCACGGCACTGATCGAGGCATCGCGGCTGACGCGTGCGCCGACCGCGACCGATCTCGGCTTTGCATTGGGGCCGCGGATCAACGCGGGCGGGCGCGTTGGCCGCAGCGATCTCGGGGTCCGACTGCTGACGACGCGCGACGCGCAGGAGGCGCGGACACTCGCCGGCGAACTCGATCGCCTCAACGAGGAGCGGCGCGCGATCGAAAGCGGCGTGCAGGCGGAAGCGGAGGCGCTGTACCCGCCGGGGCGCGCGATCACCGTCGTCGCCGGCCGCGGCTGGCACCCCGGGGTGATCGGGATCGTGGCGGGGCGGCTCAAGGAAAAGCTTGGCCAGCCGGCAATCGTGATCGCGATCGACGACCAGGGCATCGGCAAGGGATCGGGCCGGTCGATCCCCGGCGTCGATCTCGGCCAGGCGGTGCTTGCGGCGAAGGAGGCGGGGCTGCTGATAGCCGGCGGCGGCCACGCAATGGCCGCCGGGCTCACCATCGCGGGCGACAAGATCGACGCCTTCGCCGACTTCCTCGAAGAGCTGCTGGCAGCGCGGGTCGCTGCCGCCGTCGCCGATCGCGCACTGCTGGTCGATTCGGTTCACGCCCCCGGCGGTGTGACGCCCGATCTGGTGACGGCGCTCGATGTCGGCGGCCCCTACGGGATGGGTTGGCCGAGCCCGCGCGTCGCGATCGGGCCGGTGCGCGCGGTGCGCGTCGACGTGGTCGGCAACGGCCACGTGCGCGCGATCGTTGCCGGCGACGACGGGCGCAGCCTGAAGGCGATGGCGTTCCGCGCCGCGGACACGCCGCTCGGCGCAGCACTGCTCGGCGCACCGTCGCACCGGCGGCTGTGGCTGGCCGGGCGCGCCAAGATCGACGATTGGGCGCAGCGCCCCGCCGCGGAGCTTCATATCGACGACGCCGCCTGGGCGCCCTGA
- a CDS encoding LamB/YcsF family protein, which yields MRSIDLNADLGEGYGPWSMGDDAAMLALVSSANVACGGHASDPETMFRTMALARAHGVVVGAHPSYPDFAGFGRRRLPCTPGEIERFVAAQIGALVAIGALAGHPVRYVKPHGALANVAADEAEVAEAIVRAIGAVDARLAVLAISGTMLEQAARAAGLRVYSEVFADRGYTAQELLVPRDRPGALIHDADAAASRLVGFLASGEMPTVEGSTVPLAVDSICVHGDNPAAVAMASRVREVLTERGLTIAPFLSA from the coding sequence ATGCGATCGATCGATCTCAACGCCGATCTCGGCGAAGGTTATGGCCCCTGGTCGATGGGGGACGACGCGGCGATGCTGGCGCTCGTCTCCAGCGCCAACGTCGCGTGCGGCGGCCACGCGAGCGATCCCGAAACGATGTTCCGCACGATGGCGCTGGCACGCGCGCACGGCGTCGTCGTTGGCGCGCATCCCAGCTACCCTGATTTTGCCGGCTTCGGTCGGCGACGGCTGCCTTGCACGCCGGGCGAAATCGAGCGCTTCGTCGCGGCGCAGATCGGCGCACTCGTAGCGATCGGCGCACTAGCCGGGCACCCGGTGCGCTACGTCAAGCCGCACGGCGCGCTCGCCAACGTCGCCGCCGACGAAGCCGAGGTGGCGGAGGCGATCGTGCGCGCGATCGGCGCGGTCGACGCGCGACTGGCGGTACTGGCGATCTCCGGCACGATGCTCGAGCAGGCGGCGCGCGCAGCCGGGCTGCGCGTCTACAGTGAGGTGTTCGCCGACCGCGGCTACACTGCGCAGGAGCTTCTGGTGCCGCGCGACCGGCCGGGTGCGCTGATCCACGACGCGGACGCCGCGGCGAGCCGCCTCGTGGGGTTCCTGGCGAGCGGTGAAATGCCGACGGTGGAGGGCAGCACCGTGCCGCTCGCGGTCGATTCGATTTGCGTTCACGGCGACAACCCCGCGGCCGTGGCAATGGCGAGCCGCGTGCGAGAAGTGTTGACCGAGCGCGGACTGACGATCGCGCCGTTCCTGTCCGCGTGA
- a CDS encoding Rrf2 family transcriptional regulator, whose translation MLTQRSRYALRSMLYLATMPAGGPPVPMNRIAVEANVPRKFLELILADLRDAGLLHSQRGKMGGYVLSRPGYLISLGEVIRVIEGPLALVPCVSRTAYRPCKDCKSEADCAIRHAMARVRDETARILDGTSLADAAAKQMAAA comes from the coding sequence ATGCTTACCCAGCGTTCGCGTTACGCCCTTCGTTCGATGCTCTATCTTGCCACGATGCCGGCGGGTGGCCCGCCCGTGCCGATGAACCGGATCGCGGTCGAGGCGAACGTGCCGCGCAAGTTCCTCGAGCTCATCCTCGCCGATCTGCGTGACGCCGGGCTGCTGCACAGCCAGCGCGGCAAGATGGGCGGGTACGTCCTCTCGCGCCCGGGCTATCTCATCTCGCTGGGCGAGGTGATCCGCGTGATCGAAGGGCCGCTTGCCCTCGTCCCCTGCGTCAGCCGCACGGCCTATCGCCCGTGCAAGGACTGCAAGAGCGAGGCCGATTGCGCGATCCGCCACGCCATGGCGCGGGTGCGCGACGAGACCGCACGGATCCTCGACGGCACCAGCCTTGCCGACGCCGCGGCGAAGCAGATGGCGGCGGCCTGA